CTTGGCACAAGATAATCAAGTAAATTTAAGCGGATCTTTTTGATCTCGCTTTCATCTATCTTTTCATCCTGATTTAGGTCAAAATTTTGTCTCATAAGCTCTGAGAAATTTTGCGAAAATGTCCATGAAAAAGCAATTGTAGAGATATTGTTTTCGTTTGAGTCAAATTTAACGCTCACGTGAGCGGTCGGGCTATAAAGCGAGCAAAGAGCACACCCGAAGGCATTTATAGCAAAGAAGCAAATGACAATCAGGCGTGCTAACATTTTTTATAGACTCTTAGCAAAAATTTCTGCTGTTTTTTTCATCTCATCTAGCCAATTTTCTGGAAGCTGATCAATACTTATGACCTTTGAGCCAGTCTCTTTTGCTACTAAATTCGCAGCCTTTGTTGGAAACTGCGGAGCCACGAAAATAACCTTTACGCCGTGCTCTTTAGCTTCTTCTATGAGCTCTTTTAGCTCAGCTGGCTTTGGCTCTTTGCCCTCTATCTCGATGGCAATTTGCTCTAAGTTATAGCGTTTTGCAAAATATCCCCAAGATGGGTGATATACGATAAATTCGCGAGTTTTAACATCTTTTAGAGTATTTTTTATAAAACTATCAAGCTCGTCAAGATTAGCTTTAAATTTAGCTAAATTTTCCTCATAGAGTTTTGCATTTTGCGGAAATTTCTCTATTAATGCCTTGGCTATATTATCAGCTTGAGTTTTTACTAAAACTGGATCAAGCCAAATGTGCGGATCAAGGCCATCATGATGATGGTGATGATGTTCGCCAGCTTCGTGGTCATGGTCATGATGCTCGTGATGCTCATGTTTATGCTCGCCCTCATGCTTGTGCTCGTGATGTTCATGGTGTTCATGATGCTCGTGTTCATCACTCATAGCGATCTTTTCGATGCCTTCTTGTGTTTTTACAATGTGTAAATTTTTAAAAGATTTTGAAAAACGCTCTAGCCAAGTATCTTCAAACTCAATACCAATAGCAAAGTAAAGCTCGCTCTTTTCAAGCTCCTTCATCTGTTTTGGCTTTGGCTCATAAGTGTGCGGATCAGCACCTTTGCCAACCATTGTATTTACGCTTAGTGTATCACCAGCGATCTGCTCAACAAAAAATTTTGTAGGCAATATACTAGTCGTAACAACTGGCTTTGCAAAAAGTGACAAAGCGCAAACTGCTAAAAAAACAAAAATCTTTCTCACCATCTCTCCTTTATTTGAAAAAATATTGCGGAAGTTTAGCAGATTGCAACTTGGTTGCAACTTAAAGAACAAAAGC
The Campylobacter concisus genome window above contains:
- a CDS encoding metal ABC transporter solute-binding protein, Zn/Mn family — its product is MRKIFVFLAVCALSLFAKPVVTTSILPTKFFVEQIAGDTLSVNTMVGKGADPHTYEPKPKQMKELEKSELYFAIGIEFEDTWLERFSKSFKNLHIVKTQEGIEKIAMSDEHEHHEHHEHHEHKHEGEHKHEHHEHHDHDHEAGEHHHHHHDGLDPHIWLDPVLVKTQADNIAKALIEKFPQNAKLYEENLAKFKANLDELDSFIKNTLKDVKTREFIVYHPSWGYFAKRYNLEQIAIEIEGKEPKPAELKELIEEAKEHGVKVIFVAPQFPTKAANLVAKETGSKVISIDQLPENWLDEMKKTAEIFAKSL